From Drosophila suzukii chromosome 2R, CBGP_Dsuzu_IsoJpt1.0, whole genome shotgun sequence, a single genomic window includes:
- the Not1 gene encoding CCR4-NOT transcription complex subunit 1 isoform X2: MNVESQLKTPLTHIRNLVKHVNKRNFNESSEQIKQFVKEHGLEADRSSLRHLFSVINFSDPAPSVTAQLQAKLLGVQLQRQLQSSSFVSNICYAFDQYFASNQKSLKPAVVADLVGQVARVTGINKLCECIFALAVTHSSHPELRHSATNNLKSSISELIDSYLGKNNSSPASSGLQEISFDLLQYLLCCLSEYVKPQLEAQFLVKLREEFPRQAVPLILAPFLYGSTTATIAGAGASETDAEAEATASSNSSSSEADALNEVGIEDIYDHLSEIIFTNQGKNNIMDTSWINLILEIGYEFTSSVEECKNHLCSRERERAELQSKDVAKIVGLMCRRHSSLLDCNVNLPTPANFWPGRGQSAGSNSSGSSQAQSTPQQQNSGSSNNNDGAEGNSSSDKKDKKETSEATQTWKPDVFVQALKEVVPQLNWKDVCMEFDHPEFVLKDRIGLELLLTILRLATGSNIFPHPECIYRHWANTEGQLSLIATMLKNPDLFSFADFVFSQPALDVLKTAPDADNKEISAWKSLHLVEVLLSIADKGYYTQVHDLFKFPAQNCPDVLFLALLHINPPLTPLRQDLFNQLIPTFLGNHPNSNVILASAWSSTNFQLRPNIMNAMSEWYLRGNEFDQVKLSRILDLAQDLKALSALLNARSFLFIIDLACLASRREYLKLEKWLTDKIRDHGEPFMLAIIKVLHRRCPQVINAKVPEDQLPPKQAQLLPETVTTMINCLQTCINTCIQPDTVEMILQMTANVAIMANKARAQQQQPGLVPPPPPTILRGHRGMDLPGGIVPPPPQQPFSGNLNAQMFGPGMDPLTNMSNNLAGLNLSGPNGAFNFGNMLTSPSRLMTPGASPYPLNPMQMPQAPPPPNVGNLGRMLPGGPQQQTPTPTPTAPNPTNPVMADLQIPVSKEVEDEVNSYFQRIYNHQPNPTLSIDEVLDILQRFKESSNRREQEVFLCMLRNLFEEYRFFCQYPEKELQITAQLFGGIIDRNLVPTFVALGLSLRCVLDALRKPDGSKLYYFGVTALDRFRTRLHTYNKYCEHIRSIPHFSDFPPHLIQYVEYGMHGQEPPPQKLIGLSNTIPSAISTGPPTEPLFRSNSMLGNMPSATAGSGPKSSAVSHATRMKSIANATNIDTLLVANQEEKVTVPPEPVQDKTAFIFNNLSQLNIPQKCDEIKEIMTKEYWPWLAQYLVLKRASMEFNFHTLYYNFLDALKNGEINRFVTKETLRNIKVLLRSDKGVINFSDRSLLKNLGHWLGMMTLGRNRPILQLDLDLKSLLAEAYHKGQQELLFVVPFVAKILESSAKSRIFKSPNPWTMGIMYVLGELHQEPDLKLNLKFEIEVLCKTLNLELAKLRPVIYLKDPSRALLIEQQMSQPKPKQLDPVASAPSLPREHQSPAQPPPPPQQQQQQQQQQPPPQQQQQQQQAPPPPPSADVDAQNAAAMMMAAGGANSTPGSVSSPNLPTDPSQVVLPPPEPRYSYVDVNVSNFQLIGQHLVLPPNLPFLHGNPGIKHIVVNAVERTITDWLQPIVDRSIRIACATTEQIIRKDFALDADEHRMRTAAHQMVRNLAAGMAMITGKDEIARAISQNLHKALLSALSGMPSMTEIQAAAMQLASENVELVCAFIQKTSAEKAAAEIDRRLSTDFETRKIAREEGSRFVDAQILSYQQERLPEAVRIKVGPAPATLYAVYSEFARSIPGFQQMSDRDIALFVPKPQDLSQPNVFANDESSLVYAELASKMEAFMNTAIGVPSLQVQASKMHMLLNALMSTRRLRDQESAFNLLTRAVEGLTEGLVNMHENLEQMKLYQNIHLRIIGLLHNSFGAPNTERAVTKCFFDIREEVRYNVEAARALITSHFVNLNQFDGMLRDCMDNGNNYVAISFGIALLERLIMDDRVINIVSDNEFMATVELLGRLTQHRHRYPECIVNAIDTLWSGNFNSSTEYSPFNASERYLAGASHYIHSGMHHVRSCDTDDPPGLQEKTEFLLKDWVALYTQQNQQSTRDARNFGAFVQKMNTYGILKTDDLITRFFRQATHICTDVVYRMFAEPSLPINQAKNKIFQWIDAFVHLIAMLVRHSGEAGNPTTKINLLNKVLGIVLGTLLKDHEMRGVSFQQVGYHRFFMMLFMELCSADVILESLMHSIVSAFAYTYHLLNPSVAPGFCFAWLELISHRVFLGRILVQIPGQKGWPLYAQLLQDLFKYLAPFLRNTELGKPVQLLYKGTLRVLLVLLHDFPEFLCDYHFGFCDTIPPNCVQMRNIILSAFPRNMRLPDPFTPNLKVDMLSDSSNAPKVLSSYIMNIQPPNFKKDLDSYLKARAPVTFLSELRGHLQVTSEPGTRYNMTLMNALVMYVGTQAIALIRNKNFVPNTSNIAHSAHMDIFQNLAVDLDTEGRYLFLNAIANQLRYPNSHTHYFSCAVLHLFAEANSEAIQEQITRVLLERLIVNRPHPWGLLITFIELIKNPIYKFWDHDFVHCAPEITKYFGECLIVVKRFEHLIGIQCAS, translated from the exons ATGAACGTAGAGAGCCAACTGAAGACACCGCTAACGCACATACGCAATCTGGTCAAGCACGTGAACAAGCGAAATTTTAATGAGAGCAGCGAGCAAATAAAGCAG TTCGTCAAAGAGCACGGCCTGGAAGCGGATCGCAGCAGCCTGCGCCACCTGTTCTCCGTGATCAACTTCAGCGATCCCGCGCCATCGGTTACAGCCCAGCTGCAGGCGAAGCTCCTGGGCGTCCAGTTGCAGCGGCAGCTGCAAAGCTCCTCGTTTGTGTCCAACATCTGCTACGCCTTCGACCAGTACTTTGCCAGCAACCAGAAG TCCTTGAAGCCTGCTGTGGTAGCGGATCTCGTTGGCCAGGTCGCCCGAGTGACCGGCATTAACAAGCTCTGCGAGTGCATTTTTGCCTTGGCTGTGACCCATTCCTCGCATCCGGAGCTCCGACATTCGGCCACGAACAACCTGAAAAGCAGCATCAGTGAACTGATTGACTCCTACCTTGGCAAAAACAACAGTAGTCCGGCAAGCAGTGGTCTTCAGGAGATCTCCTTTGATCTGCTGCAGTATTTGTTGTGCTGCCTCAGTGAGTACGTGAAACCGCAACTGGAGGCGCAGTTTTTGGTCAAGCTTCGTGAGGAGTTCCCGCGCCAGGCGGTGCCGCTGATACTAGCGCCGTTTCTGTACGGCTCGACGACGGCGACGATTGCGGGAGCAGGTGCCAGCGAAACGGATGCGGAGGCCGAAGCGAcggccagcagcaacagctcCAGTTCCGAGGCAGATGCTCTGAACGAGGTGGGAATCGAGGATATCTATGATCATTTAAGCGAGATAATATTCACCAACCAG ggcaaaaataatattatggACACATCCTGGATTAATTTAATCCTCGAAATCGGTTATGAATTTACATCGAGCGTTGAAGAGTGCAAGAATCATTTGTGTTCCCGCGAACGAGAACGCGCTGAGCTCCAGTCCAAAGATGTCGCCAAGATCGTGGGACTTATGTGCCGTCGGCACTCGTCACTGCTCGATTGTAATGTAAACCTACCGACGCCGGCGAACTTCTGGCCTGGTCGGGGGCAGAGTGCTGGCAGCAATAGCAGCGGCTCCTCGCAGGCACAAAGCACTCCGCAGCAGCAGAATTcaggcagcagcaacaacaacgatGGCGCCGAAGGCAACTCGTCCAGTGATAAGAAGGACAAGAAGGAGACGTCGGAGGCCACGCAAACTTGGAAGCCAGATGTCTTCGTGCAAGCCCTCAAGGAAGTGGTGCCACAGCTCAACTGGAAGGACGTGTGCATGG AATTCGATCATCCCGAGTTCGTGTTGAAGGATCGCATCGGTTTGGAGCTACTGCTGACCATCCTTCGGCTGGCCACCGGCTCTAACATATTCCCACATCCAGAATGCATTTACCGTCACTGGGCAAACACGGAGGGTCAGCTGTCGCTCATCGCGACGATGCTGAAGAACCCGGATCTCTTCTCCTTCGCCGATTTTGTATTTAGTCAGCCAGCGTTGGACGTTTTGAAGACGGCCCCGGATGCGGACAACAAGGAGATCTCGGCCTGGAAGTCACTTCACCTGGTGGAGGTGTTGCTATCCATTGCGGACAAGGGATACTATACTCAGGTCCATGACCTTTTTAAGTTTCCTGCGCAGAATTGTCCCGATGTGCTGTTTCTGGCCTTACTGCACATAAATCCACCTCTGACGCCGCTGCGCCAAGATCTGTTTAACCAACTGATACCAACGTTCCTTGGAAACCATCCCAACTCGAACGTGATCCTGGCCAGCGCCTGGAGCTCGACCAACTTCCAATTGCGCCCCAACATCATGAATGCCATGTCCGAGTGGTATTTGCGAGGCAATGAGTTCGACCAGGTGAAGCTGTCGCGCATTCTGGACCTTGCCCAGGACCTGAAGGCGCTATCTGCGCTGCTCAACGCCCGCTCATTTTTATTCATTATCGACCTGGCTTGCCTTGCCTCGCGGCGCGAGTACCTGAAGCTGGAGAAGTGGCTCACCGATAAGATTCGTGACCATGGGGAGCCCTTCATGCTGGCCATAATCAAAGTGCTGCACCGCCGCTGCCCGCAGGTGATCAACGCAAAAGTGCCCGAGGACCAGCTGCCTCCCAAACAGGCTCAGCTCTTGCCCGAGACGGTTACCACAATGATAAACTGTCTGCAAACCTGCATAAATACCTGCATCCAACCTGATACGGTCGAAATGATCCTTCAGATGACAGCGAACGTGGCCATTATGGCTAACAAGGCGCGTGcccaacagcagcagccagGATTGGTTCCGCCGCCTCCTCCAACCATTCTACGAGGCCATCGTGGCATGGATCTGCCTGGCGGTATCGTTCCTCCGCCACCGCAGCAACCATTCTCTGGAAACCTCAATGCGCAAATGTTCGGACCCGGAATGGATCCGCTGACAAATATGTCCAATAACCTGGCCGGCCTCAACCTAAGCGGTCCAAACGGAGCTTTTAACTTTGGCAACATGCTGA CCTCTCCATCTCGTTTAATGACTCCGGGAGCCAGTCCCTATCCGCTGAACCCTATGCAGATGCCGCAGGCTCCGCCGCCACCCAACGTCGGAAATCTTGGGCGTATGCTGCCGGGGGGTCCACAACAGCAGACTCCTACGCCGACTCCAACGGCCCCCAATCCAACAAATCCTGTGATGGCCGACCTCCAAATACCTGTTTCCAAGGAAGTGGAAGACGAGGTCAACTCATACTTCCAGCGCATCTATAATCACCAGCCCAATCCAACGCTCTCCATTGACGAGGTGCTTGACATTCTGCAGCGCTTTAAGGAGTCGAGTAACCGGCGCGAGCAGGAGGTCTTTCTGTGCATGCTGCGCAATCTTTTCGAGGAATACCGCTTCTTCTGCCAATATCCAGAGAAGGAGCTGCAGATCACGGCGCAGCTGTTCGGAGGCATCATCGACCGCAACCTGGTGCCCACCTTTGTGGCTCTGGGACTTTCCCTGCGCTGTGTCCTCGATGCGCTTCGTAAACCCGATGGCTCCAAGCTTTACTATTTCGGTGTGACTGCTCTGGACAGATTCAGGACCCGATTGCACACGTACAACAAATACTGTGAGCATATCCGCTCCATTCCTCACTTCTCGGACTTTCCGCCGCATCTTATCCAATATGTGGAATATGGTATGCACGGCCAGGAGCCGCCGCCGCAAAAGCTGATTGGCCTCAGCAATACGATTCCGTCTGCGATTTCCACCGGACCACCAACCGAACCGCTTTTCAGGAGCAACTCCATGCTAG GTAACATGCCATCTGCCACAGCCGGATCGGGACCCAAGTCAAGCGCGGTGTCGCATGCCACGAGGATGAAATCTATTGCCAATGCCACTAATATCGACACCCTTTTGGTGGCCAACCAAGAGGAGAAGGTGACTGTGCCTCCGGAGCCTGTACAGGACAAAACTGCCTTTATATTCAACAACCTGAGCCAGCTGAACATCCCTCAGAAGTGCGACGAGATTAAGGAGATCATGACCAAGGAGTATTGGCCATGGTTGGCCCAGTATCTAGTGCTCAAACGTGCATCAATGGAGTTCAACTTCCACACCCTGTACTACAACTTCCTGGACGCTCTTAAAAACGGCGAGATCAATCGATTCGTGACAAAGGAGACGCTGCGCAATATCAAGGTGCTCCTGCGCTCTGATAAGGGAGTTATCAACTTCTCCGATCGCAGTTTGCTAAAGAACCTTGGTCACTGGCTGGGTATGATGACCCTAGGTCGCAATCGGCCCATCCTTCAGTTGGATCTAGATCTGAAATCTCTTTTGGCTGAGGCCTATCACAAGGGCCAGCAGGAACTGCTCTTTGTGGTGCCCTTTGTAGCCAAGATCCTTGAGTCATCCGCCAAGTCACGCATCTTCAAATCGCCCAATCCATGGACAATGGGCATCATGTATGTGCTGGGCGAACTCCACCAGGAACCGGACCTCAAGCTGAACCTCAAGTTTGAAATCGAGGTGCTGTGTAAGACACTTAATCTGGAGCTGGCCAAGCTGAGGCCAGTGATCTACCTAAAGGATCCGAGTCGAGCTTTACTCATTGAACAGCAGATGTCGCAACCAAAGCCCAAACAACTGGATCCAGTAGCTTCCGCGCCTTCTTTGCCACGTGAGCACCAGTCCCCGGCACAACCACCGccgccaccacagcagcagcaacaacagcagcagcagcagccaccgccacagcagcagcagcaacaacagcaggcaCCACCACCGCCACCCTCGGCTGATGTGGACGCCCAAAATGCGGCCGCCATGATGATGGCAGCAGGAGGAGCCAACAGCACTCCCGGATCGGTGTCTTCGCCCAATCTTCCCACCGATCCCAGCCAGGTGGTACTACCACCACCGGAGCCGCGCTATTCCTATGTGGACGTAAACGTGAGCAACTTCCAGCTCATTGGTCAACATTTGGTGCTGCCACCCAATTTACCTTTCCTGCACGGAAATCCCGGAATCAAACATATTGTGGTCAACGCCGTGGAGCGGACAATCACCGACTGGCTTCAGCCTATTGTCGACCGAAGCATTCGCATTGCCTGCGCCACCACAGAACAGATAATCCGCAAGGATTTCGCGTTGGATGCTGACGAGCACCGAATGCGCACTGCCGCTCATCAGATGGTACGCAACCTGGCCGCCGGCATGGCCATGATTACCGGTAAGGATGAGATTGCTCGTGCGATTAGCCAGAATTTGCACAAGGCCTTGCTGTCGGCTCTGTCGGGAATGCCCAGTATGACGGAGATCCAAGCTGCCGCCATGCAGTTGGCCAGCGAGAATGTGGAGCTGGTGTGCGCCTTTATCCAGAAGACATCGGCCGAAAAGGCAGCCGCTGAGATTGACAGGCGTCTGAGCACCGATTTCGAGACTAGGAAAATTGCCCGTGAAGAGGGAAGTCGATTTGTGGATGCCCAGATCCTCAGCTACCAACAGGAGCGTCTTCCAGAAGCAGTGCGTATCAAGGTGGGTCCTGCTCCAGCTACACTCTATGCTGTGTACTCGGAGTTCGCAAGAAGCATACCTGGATTCCAGCAGATGAGCGATCGGGATATTGCTCTGTTTGTGCCCAAGCCACAGGATTTGTCGCAACCAAATGTGTTTGCCAATGATGAGAGCAGTTTGGTATACGCGGAATTGGCCAGCAAGATGGAGGCCTTTATGAACACGGCAATCGGTGTGCCGTCACTGCAGGTGCAGGCCAGCAAGATGCACATGCTCCTCAACGCCCTGATGTCGACGCGTCGACTGCGTGACCAAGAGTCTGCCTTCAACCTGCTGACCCGCGCCGTCGAGGGCTTGACCGAAGGACTGGTTAATATGCACGAAAACTTAGAGCAGATGAAGCTCTACCAAAACATCCACCTGCGTATCATTGGTCTGCTGCACAACAGCTTCGGTGCCCCGAACACAGAGCGAGCGGTGACCAAGTGCTTCTTTGACATCCGCGAGGAGGTGCGATATAACGTAGAGGCTGCTCGTGCGCTGATTACCTCGCACTTTGTCAACCTCAATCAGTTTGATGGAATGCTGCGCGATTGCATGGACAACGGAAACAACTATGTAGCCATCTCGTTCGGCATTGCCCTGCTGGAGCGCCTTATCATGGACGATCGAGTGATAAATATTGTGTCTGACAACGAATTCATGGCCACCGTGGAGCTCTTGGGTAGGCTTACCCAGCATCGTCATCGGTATCCCGAGTGCATCGTGAATGCCATCGATACGCTGTGGAGCGGAAACTTCAACTCGAGCACCGAGTACAGCCCGTTTAACGCAAGTGAGCGTTACTTGGCAGGTGCCTCCCACTACATCCACTCCGGCATGCATCACGTGAGG TCATGCGATACGGACGACCCGCCAGGCCTGCAGGAGAAGACCGAGTTTCTGCTCAAGGATTGGGTGGCACTGTACACCCAACAAAACCAGCAATCCACGCGCGATGCCCGCAACTTCGGTGCATTCGTCCAGAAAATGAACACCTACGGAATCCTGAAGACGGACGACCTGATCACACGTTTTTTCCGCCAGGCCACGCACATTTGCACGGACGTGGTGTACAGAATGTTCGCCGAGCCCAGTCTGCCAATCAACCAggccaaaaacaaaatattccAGTGGATCGATGCGTTCGTACACCTGATCGCAATGCTCGTCCGACACTCGGGTGAAGCAGGCAATCCGACCACCAAGATCAACCTGCTCAACAAGGTGCTGGGCATTGTACTGGGCACGCTGCTTAAAGACCACGAGATGCGAGGCGTGAGCTTCCAGCAGGTGGGCTACCACCGTTTCTTCATGATGCTTTTCATGGAGCTCTGCTCGGCCGACGTGATCCTCGAGTCCTTGATGCACAGCATCGTGTCGGCCTTCGCCTACACATATCACCTGCTGAATCCCAGCGTGGCTCCAGGCTTCTGCTTTGCTTGGCTTGAGCTCATTTCGCACCGCGTCTTCCTGGGTCGCATCCTCGTCCAGATTCCCGGCCAAAAGGGCTGGCCGCTTTACGCGCAACTGCTGCAGGACCTCTTTAAATATCTCGCGCCCTTCCTACGCAACACGGAGCTGGGCAAACCAGTCCAACTTCTGTACAAGGGCACGCTGCGTGTTCTACTCGTTCTGCTGCACGATTTCCCCGAGTTTTTGTGTGACTACCATTTTGGGTTCTGTGACACCATCCCACCCAACTGTGTCCAGATGCGTAACATCATCCTGTCTGCCTTTCCACGCAACATGCGGCTGCCCGATCCCTTCACGCCCAATCTGAAGGTCGACATGCTGTCTGACAGCAGCAATGCACCCAAGGTGCTTAGCAGCTACATCATGAACATCCAGCCGCCGAACTTCAAGAAGGATCTGGACTCGTACCTCAAGGCTCGGGCTCCGGTTACTTTCCTTTCGGAGTTGCGTGGTCATTTGCAGGTGACAAGCGAACCAGGAACGCGTTACAACATGACGCTGATGAACGCTCTGGTCATGTATGTGGGTACCCAGGCGATTGCTTTGATTAG AAACAAGAACTTTGTGCCCAACACTTCCAACATTGCACACAGCGCTCACATGGACATCTTCCAGAACCTAGCTGTTGATCTGGATACAGAAGGTCGCTATCTGTTCCTGAATGCGATTGCCAACCAGTTGCGCTATCCCAACAGCCACACGCACTACTTCAGCTGTGCGGTGCTTCATCTGTTTGCCGAAGCCAACTCGGAAGCAATTCAGGAGCAGATCACGCGTGTGCTCCTCGAACGTTTGATCGTGAACCGCCCGCATCCATGGGGACTGCTCATCACGTTCATTGAGCTGATCAAGAATCCGATCTACAAGTTCTGGGACCATGACTTTGTGCACTGCGCGCCGGAGATTACCAA ATATTTCGGTGAATGTCTGATTGTAGTTAAGCGGTTTGAGCATTTAATTGGCATTCAGTGTGCATCGTAG